One window from the genome of Choloepus didactylus isolate mChoDid1 chromosome 2, mChoDid1.pri, whole genome shotgun sequence encodes:
- the XKR8 gene encoding LOW QUALITY PROTEIN: XK-related protein 8 (The sequence of the model RefSeq protein was modified relative to this genomic sequence to represent the inferred CDS: inserted 2 bases in 2 codons), with translation MPRWSRAALFWDLVLGVLGTAAFLLDLGADLWAAGQYLRSGRYLWAALVLALLLLASVALQLFSWIWLRADPAGLHGSQPSSRCLELLHLLQLGYLYRCLVQLQQGLLVXRQEVPSEFDLAYADFLSLDISMLRLFETFLETTPQLTLVLAIVLQSGRTEYYQWVGICTSFLGISWALLDYHRALRTCLPSKTLLGLGSSVIYFLWNLLLLWPRILAVALFSALFPRYVALHFLGLWLVLLLWVWLQGTDFMPDACSEWLYRAAVATILYFXWFNVAEGRTRGRATIHLVFLLSDSSLLVATWVTHSAWLPGGISLQVLLPVGGFCFLLGLALRLVYYRWLHPSCPWKLDQVDGARGLLSLEWCQLPQNRRITQLAQNFFPKAKDEAALSGKGEVNGVL, from the exons ATGCCCCGGTGGTCCCGCGCCGCCCTGTTTTGGGACTTGGTCCTGGGCGTACTGGGCACCGCCGCCTTCTTGCTCGACCTGGGCGCCGACCTGTGGGCCGCGGGCCAGTATCTGCGCAGCGGCCGCTACCTGTGGGCCGCGCTGGTGCTGGCGCTGCTGTTGCTCGCCTCGGTCGCCCTGCAGCTCTTCAGCTGGATCTGGCTGCGTGCGGACCCCGCCGGCCTGCACGGGTCGCAGCCGTCCAGCCGCTGCCTGGAGCTGCTGCATCTCCTGCAGCTGGGCTACCTGTACAG GTGCCTGGTGCA GCTGCAGCAGGGGCTGCTGG TGCGGCAGGAGGTGCCCTCAGAGTTTGACTTGGCCTACGCCGACTTCCTCTCGCTGGACATCAGCATGTTGCGGCTCTTCGAAACCTTCTTGGAGACGACGCCACAGCTAACGCTGGTGCTGGCCATCGTGCTGCAGAGTGGCCGGACTGAGTACTACCAGT GGGTTGGCATCTGCACATCCTTCCTGGGCATCTCGTGGGCGTTGCTTGACTACCACCGGGCCTTGCGTACCTGCCTTCCCTCCAAAACCCTCCTGGGGCTGGGCTCCTCCGTCATCTACTTCCTGTGGAATCTGCTGCTGCTGTGGCCCCGAATCCTGGCCGTGGCCCTGTTCTCTGCCCTCTTCCCCCGCTACGTGGCCTTGCACTTCCTGGGCCTGTGGCTGGTACTGCTGCTCTGGGTCTGGCTTCAGGGCACGGACTTTATGCCTGACGCCTGCTCCGAATGGCTGTACCGGGCAGCAGTGGCCACCATCCTGTATT CCTGGTTCAACGTGGCTGAGGGCCGCACCCGAGGCCGGGCCACCATCCACCTGGTGTTCCTCCTGAGTGACAGCAGTCTCCTGGTGGCCACGTGGGTGACTCACAGTGCCTGGCTGCCTGGTGGGATCTCGTTGCAAGTGTTGCTGCCTGTAGGAGGCTTCTGCTTCCTTTTGGGCCTGGCTCTGCGGCTTGTCTACTATCGCTGGCTGCACCCCAGCTGCCCCTGGAAGCTTGACCAGGTGGATGGGGCCCGGGGCCTCCTCTCCCTCGAGTGGTGTCAGCTGCCTCAGAACAGACGCATCACCCAGTTGGCTCAGAACTTTTTCCCCAAGGCTAAGGATGAGGCTGCTTTgtcagggaagggagaggtgaATGGGGTCCTTTGA